In Leclercia pneumoniae, the genomic window GCTGCATCCAGATGTCTTAAAGTGGTAAATCGCGTTGGCGAGGGATAAAATCAACATTTTATTAACAATAAGGATCTGTTGTGCCATGTCAGCCACGCTAACTGCGGAACAAGCTCTGAAGCTGGTCGGTGAGATTTTTGTCTATCACATGCCATTTAACCGCGCACTGGGCCTGGAGCTGGAGCGCTACGAGAAGGATTTTGCGCAGCTCAGTTTCAATAACCAGCCGATGATGGTGGGAAACTGGGCGCAGAGTATTCTGCACGGCGGGGTGATTGCCTCAGCGCTGGATGTCGCCGCCGGGCTGGTCTGCGTGGGTAGCACCTTAACGCGCCACGAGACCATCAACGAAGATGAACTGCGTCAACGTTTATCAAGAATGGGCACGATCGATTTACGCGTTGACTACCTGCGGCCCGGCCGCGGAAATCGCTTCACCTGCACCAGCAGTCTGCTGCGTGCGGGTAACAAAGTCGCCGTTGCCCGCGTAGAGC contains:
- the yigI gene encoding acyl-CoA thioesterase YigI, which codes for MSATLTAEQALKLVGEIFVYHMPFNRALGLELERYEKDFAQLSFNNQPMMVGNWAQSILHGGVIASALDVAAGLVCVGSTLTRHETINEDELRQRLSRMGTIDLRVDYLRPGRGNRFTCTSSLLRAGNKVAVARVELHNDEQVYIASATATYMVG